A genome region from Panicum virgatum strain AP13 chromosome 4K, P.virgatum_v5, whole genome shotgun sequence includes the following:
- the LOC120703673 gene encoding uncharacterized protein LOC120703673, with protein sequence MQQLMLSQPCSDMRWKESMMQLVMGAKDLKDEKIKLCLRLIDDEILRQISKKEVCDGWTDFITEWYRQLEVCDQAVRSGLMDRSELLKMSRSSSRLKGVKHGRSMKFLSTRDKMLIMHLNF encoded by the exons ATGCAGCAGCTTATGCTGAGCCAGCCATGTTCAGATATGAGATGGAAAGAAAGCATGATGCAG CTTGTCATGGGTGCGAAGGACCTGAAGGATGAGAAGATAAAGCTGTGTCTTCGGCTTATTGATGATGAG ATTCTGAGACAGATCAGTAAAAAGGAAGTATGTGATGGGTGGACAGATTTCATCACAGAATGGTACAGGCAACTGGAG GTGTGTGATCAAGCTGTGCGATCTGGACTAATGGATCGCTCCGAGCTACTGAAGATGTCAAGAAGCTCATCGAGGCTGAAGGGGGTGAAACATGGAAGGAGTATGAAATTTTTAAGTACAAGAGATAAAATGCTGATAATGCATTTGAACTTCTAA